A window of Oryza glaberrima chromosome 2, OglaRS2, whole genome shotgun sequence genomic DNA:
AAGAGCAGAAATATTTTGTAGCAtcgggattttttttcataaagtaAAGACatcaaaatttataattatattaaaattacatatattgttTGGTCCCAGTGTAAATAGCACTGCTTGTCGAAGATGGTAGTGGCGGCCGCCGAGGACAACTGCATTGTGGGCTCAAGCCGTCCCACGGTGAGATGCCGCGATGTGCAGCAGTGGAGAAAACGGCGCGGTTAGAAAATTAGTGCGTTATGGACACACTAGAAAATTATTGGTGAGAGTTTCCCGTACATAACATGTTAGTATTATGATTTTGATAGTACCACAGTACAAACATAAACACAGACGCTCACAACACGCGCACGCTCATCGCTATGAATACACGTACTAGAAGAATAATTAAGGGGTACTTAGATccaagggtgtaaagttttggtgtgtcacatcaagtattatatagggtgtcgcatgggggtATTCgggtattaataaaaaaactaattacagaatccgtcagtaaatagtgagatgaatttattaagcatagttaatccatcattagcaaatgtttattgtagcaccacattgttaaatcatggagcaattaggcttaaaaaattcgccACGccaattagtcgcaatctgtgtaattagttattttttagcatatatttaatactttcaTACATGTGTTctaacatttgatgtgacagggtgaaaaatatTGGGTAGCCATGAGTTTAATTTAGGATATTAATTTAGGTTGGTTGGTTCCATCCTAAGAAacctaatactacctccgtcccaaaataagcgcagcCATGAGTGTCCGTGTCGaactttgaccgttcgtcttatttgaattatttttgaaaaatctaaaaaacataagtcacatataaagtactattcatgttttataatataataacagtaaaaatactactccctcggTTCTCTATTTGTTGATGTTTTGGACATGATTTCAGATACAAAGGAGTGAATAATTAAGGTGTTTATTTCTTGTTTTGCCCATATTAATTACAATGCATCAACATCTATTAATGCGGTTTGTAAGCATGCGCAGGAATATACTAGTCTAAAGTTGGGGAGGCCAAAGCGTCAAGCTTTTGAAGCCAAACAACCCAGCCCCAAAACGTAACAAATTCAagaccggagggagtaatcataaaaaaaaatttcaaataagacggacggtcaaatttGTACACAGAAACTAGTGTAGTTTCtgcatttattttaggacggagagagtatttggcTAGTTTTGATGCGTGCTCATTCTCGAACCAACGCAGTCGGTCCTCGACATCCTTCCGCATGCTCCGGCGGGCGGGCGAGTAGGCTGTGCTTGTGCGGCAGTAGCTTCCGGGAGATGAGTGCCGCTCTCACCCCCGAAGACCTGTATAGCTGGAACCTGGAGATGAGTCCCAGAGCTTCGTCGCCTTATTAGATCCACTCGCCCCCAACCTCGAAGCAGGCCGCCCGGATGTAGCCGTTTCTATTCTTCTTCATTTTCTTCAATCGATCTACTTATACTATTTTTCTCATTGTGATTCATTAAGGTGGTTTGTTTGGATCTTTTGGGTGgttggacgctaatttagagtattatagactaattataaaactaaactaatttgcaagataaattttttaagcctaattaatccataattagcatatgtttactgtaacattataatggctaattatggattaattaagctcattagattcgtctcgtgaattaatccagagttatggaatgagttttgccattagtctacatttaatacttctaattagtgtccaaacatccgatgtgacaggaactaaaattttagtcccCGATCCAAGCAGCCCCTGAGTAGTTCGGAACTCTAcgcattttccttttttttttctggcgtGACTTTTTACCCTCACGTTTACATGTTGGgagtagggatgcaagtgggccGACCAGCGAGTTCACTCATAGgtcaaataaatgataattcatGGGTTTTGGCGTCATGGTTTGGTTTGCCATATCTAGATATGCAAGTGGGTTGATCCATGAACCTatttatagatcaaattaaTAGGTAATCCCGCTGGTCAAACCTGTGGGTTATATACTAATTTTGCCTATAAGCGGGTTCACGGACAaacccacttgcacccctagTCGGGAGAACTTATCTatgtagtactacctccgtcccaaaatacttgtctCTTTGAGTTTTTGTCTATAACTTTTGGTTATGGGCTAATTTCGTTTATGCCCTCACTTTCATCtccaatattgattttacccctactttttagggttttcgtttttgcccccaCTTTTTAATCGAACAATCTTTTTCCCCTATTTTGGATGGAGcagttaacggtgttaacttttttatcaaAAGGACATTTATACCCATCTCCCATATTTATTCACTTATTGTGTTTTTGCCCCCAATTATCCTCCAGTTTACATATAAACGCATAATAAGGGTGAAGTAAATCAAGATTATTGTGCCATTCTTCCCAACAGGAGTAAAGATTTGGTAATAAGCTGATGTGGTTGGAGCAGCAAGCTGCAGCTTGTTTGGTTCAACCTCGTTTCTTATTCTTGCTGTTGTCAGGAACATCTGGGGTGGTAGGCGTCACCTCGAACGGCTGGGAGGACGAGCCGGCGAACTGGCTGAAGCCCAGCTGCCGGCCGGAGATGACCAGCTTGGGCGGCGCGAATGGCCCGAACTCGACGGCAGCTGGCCTGCTGGCACTGCCCTTCTTCTTCCCTGGCTTGGCCTGCCGATCAGCACGAGGAGCTTGAGCACCTCGTCCGTCTCCAGCCTGCACCGCGGTGGCGCCTTGTTGCCGGCGTCGGCAGATGATgcagcggcagcgccgcctccgAACGCCGGAGCTGGAAGCGAAGCCACCGTTCGGCCAGCAccctctcggccgccgccgcctagccctCTCCCCGCCGCTCGCTCCCCGCCGCCAGGCAGCCACCCGCTCCCCACCGCCtagccgccgctccccgccgcctaCCCTTCCCCTGCTCGCCGGTGGGAGGAGCTGCACCCTagctgtcgccgccgcttggTAGAATCGCGAGAAGAAAGAGGAATCGTGAAGACTCTCTCCTATGTTAGTAGATATTTGCTAGGGGTAAAAAGGTAAAACACAAATTCGAAAAATATTTATTTCCTTTACTTCTCTAGTTTTTTACTGCCATCTACTCGGTCCCACTAACTTACATCCAAAACAGGGGTAAACGGATTGTTTGGTTAAAAAAAGTGGgagcaaaaacaaaaaccctaataagtaggggtaaaatcaatattagagaTAAAAGTGAGGGTAGAAACGAAATTGTCCCTTTAGTTATtggtcttattcaaaaaattatgaaattatttttttttgtgatttgctttattatcaaaagtattttaacATGACTTAtccgtttttatatttgcaattttttttaaataagacgaatggtcaaatgttacgAGAAAAACGTCAAAGCGACTACTAATTTGAAACGGATGTAGGAGTATTCAGGGTATGTATGAGAAGGTGGAGAAAAAATATTGAGGTCATCAGTTGGAAAACAGATTAGTATAAATttttaatcaatttttcaatagattttttttaataaaaacacaccatttaaccGTTTCGTGTATATGAAAAATGAGGAATCTTTTCTTCcaatataatataaaagaaCGCAGCCAATCGTTTATggaacaatatatattttttatgttctttATTATATAAATTGTTTTTTCTCGTTTGTAGTATATCTGAAAAACTTCATCCCGTTTCACTATAACAGGAGTATTGAATTCTCTCTAGTTCCGCCACGTGTCCGCCAGAGGAGAGGGGTCCCACAGATCGGTGAAGGACTGCATTATTTTTCCCCTCCTTCTTCCCTGCGAGACACACGGcacgcctcctccttcgccgccgcctacgacgaggctttcctcctctctcccatcgccttcctcctctcctccctttcctcccaggcggcggcggcggcggcggcgccctcagCAGCAGGATCCACCCTCGCGCCACCCCAGGCCGGCCGATCCGATCCCCCAACGCGATCTTGTGGGGGGCGAGGCGCGGAAAGGTGGCCGCCGAATCGTCGCGTGGTTGGTTGGTCCCTAGGTGAGTAAGGGGTCAAGGGTTATTAGAGATTTCATGATTTCATCCCGTGGGCATGTCATCCTGCCTGTTGGAGAGTTTGATAAAGACGTGGTTTGCGATACTTAGGTGGGGggaagtaatttgtgattttagtTTGGAGAATAGGGTTTAATCTGCCGCAGCGGTTCTTTGTTTTGGGGGTAACCTGTACAAAGGTCATGCTAATCCCCTTCGTGGTCAATTTTTTTGGTTATTGGGAAATTTTCCTGAACCGTGCTCCCTGGAGAACCCTGCAAAAACAGGATCGTGTTGACGGCAGTGGTTAGCATTGTTAAAAATTGGGGATCATGGTTActgttctacttcctccgtttcacaatttaagtcattctaacatttcccacattcatattgatgctaatgaatctagatagatttaTATGTATTCAttagcattaatatgaatgtggaaaatactagaatgacttacattgtgaaacggagggagtaggttttttttttaatacttatGGGGGTTAACACTATCTGTTGGATAAAATCCATCATCTTGATGATTGTTAGCTGCCCAATTGTTTAAAACTAACGGGTGTCGGGACGATTGAGGCGTTGAGCATGGGGTGTGATCTCGACTACACTTTTAAAAGCACTATGGTGATATCGGAGTTGTATGACAAGTATCATACTTATCAAACCTGTGTTGTGACTTAGGTGAAAGAAAGCAATACTGtattatttttatacatatgaTAACATTATCCCTGAGCATACTGTGTTGTTTTTCAAGCAGACAAACCAGGTTTAAGATGCCATGTATTTATGCACTCTAGTAAATAGTCATTTCATTTCGCAATCATTTGGCATGGcatttcatttcttttcatATGTGATAATGTTATGTTGCTCGATTGTAGGTCTTATTAAAAGCACCCTCAATGTCAACACTTGTCACATGCTCACTGCCAGGGGCTGTAACCACTCATGCATCAACTAGGAGATTTGGAGGTAAATAATTGGCTttaaacatttataaatttgcTTCATAGAGCAATTCATGAATTGCTGTCCTCAATATTGTTTCAAGATTTCACAATGTACAACTCTCCCTTTCCCGTTGTTACTACGTGTATTTGGCGCTATTTTCTTGGCGTCGAACTGTGCGACAGTTAAATCCATGGATTGAGAATCTGTAATACCTTATTATTTCTTAAATTCATCTGTGTTTGTTGACTTGCTCTCAATTTTGATGTCATAATAGTGCACTAAGAAAATTTAGATATGTTAGCATCCATTTGGACTATGCAATATagtatcttaactaattaaaagattggTATTTTTCCAATAGTCACATCTTCACCCCGCGCGGTTTTTTTCGtccgtatttttttttcccttttcactgttttttttctttcctttttcttttccgttttccCATCCGTctgtcttcttttttcttctttttcgccgtttttttctttcttcttttcttttccgttttctTCCGTCTTTTTTTCACcggtttttcctttctttttctgtcctttttgccttctttttctttttttattcgcctttttttcggtttttatttttttcgccttATTTTCCAATTGATTGaaaaatcgattccccactACTCCTTCATCTTCCCATGATTTTCTCTTTCAACTCTGTTTTAATTCAACGGATTTAATCTCTATTTAAAAGTCACCgtttttatcccgagttttgCCGATTCGCTCCGATTTGGATAAAAACGGAAAGAGCAGATCGACTGTATAAAAGCCATCAACCAAGATTGAGAAAGATTCGATCGGAATTGATGGGAGGACCGTTTCTGGCATTGTATGGACATGAGATGTTTTCACCGTTttctggaggttgaagacgacagTCAGCTATGCGAGCCATAACTACAACTCCACTTATGGGTTAGGTCGAAGAGAAGCATGCTATGGGTTAGGTCAAAGAGAAGCAGGCCAAGTAAAGGGAGGTGGCGGTCTAGGCTGGAactaaaaaggaagaaaaggaagaaagaaataaGGGAATAAGCTTTTGGTCTAAAAGCAAAGAGTAAAATGTATAGCaatctgaaaaatatttttacccgttgcaacgcacgggcattttttctagtaatatacAAATATGACAAGTAGCCCGATTATTACCTGTCTGCCTGGTCTTTTTGCTATATGAATCCACCATGACTCAGTTTCAAGTTCAAAGAGACATATGTGCCTGTGCCTCCCATGGTGAGTCTGTTTAAACTTTAAACAAGTCATGGATGTTTTTACACATTCCTTTTTTAGACCACCCTTGTGTTTATGTTTAAGAGGGTTCTTTATGGAAATTGGTAAACTATTTCATTTTCCAAATCATAAGTTCACATAACATGTGGTTTGGGAATTAGGGTCGAAATCACATCATTAGTGCTCGTCTGATCAGGTTCTTGTTGATCCTCTTTTGCCAAACAATGTTTCACACTTTCACTGTGTACTAATTTTCCATTATGTTCCCTATTGAAGAAGGCTTATTTATATTCACCTTGCTCTGGGCAGGTTCGCAATTTCAGACATCTCAAGCTAGCTGCATCTCATTTAAAAGGGAAGTGTCTGCGAAAGCAGTATTAAGAGTAAGTTGGAATATTTCATAGATTCATGTCTACCTCTATCTTCCTATAAACAAAATTGAGTGTTCAATCCCTACAAACAAATTTAGTGTTTACTGTTTGGTTAACTTATTATGAGTTCATGACATTAAGACATTTGATCAATAACCAAATTGGCCCGTATCACCCTCTTTTAATTATATACTATTATAGGTTCTACAGAAAATTTGAATTAGGAGTAATTACTATGAAATATGCCTGTTAAAATGGTTTAGTTCAAAATACAGCAGATAAGGAATTTACCATGCTTGATTGGGTTATTGGTTATACCCTTCCTAGCTAGTACTAATCATTAAATCATAGTGCTCAATAGGTGCATATCTCATGGCATGTGCATACCTTTAAAAATAAGGTGCTTTGAATAGTTTATTAGTAGGATAATTGCATCAGTACCACTAAGATTTTGATGGTTGGTAATAAATACTATCAAAACATTTCACCTCCAATATATAACAGCAAGTTggtttaaaaattcaaaaaaaccCTCTCCTGTTACATTAGAAGGTAACGGTGCTAGATAAGGGTGATTTATTGATTTTGTCCTTCCGTGAATATTGAATTGCTGCCCTACCAAACCTCACATCTCCCCAGCAGCCTGTAGTAGCAGTTTCCGGTGGCATCATTAGTGTAGTGGATGGCGCTGGAGGTGGCCAGGTGGGCAACCAGTCAGTGGAGCAAAGGGATGTGGGCGGTCAAGGCATCAGAGCGTCCGCAGCCTGGCCGAGACCCCCCACCTCTGAGTGGCCTCACCATGAAGGTGTGTGTGAGCAGTCAGCAGTGTTGCTGGGCTGAGCGCATTGGCTGTGGATGCATATACAACCAGGCTGAGGACCGCACTGCCAGGTGGCCTCAACATGGGGTTGTGCAGATGTTGACACAGGTCCTAGGTGGAGCCTGATAAGATCATCAGAGCGTCCGCAGCCTGGCCGAGACCCCCCACCTTTGAGTGGCCTCACCATGAAGGTGTGTGTGAGCAGTCAGCAGTGTTGCTGGGCTGAGCGCATTGGCTGTGGATGCATATACAACCAGGCTGAGGACCGCACTGCCAGGTGGCCTCAACATGGGGTTGTGCAGATGTTGACACAGGTCCTAGGTGGAGCCTGATGAGATCAATATCACAAGAACATGCTTTTCCTGGTTTCTTGCTTCCTTCTTAGCACGGTAGATTGAGCAGCCAAGCCAAGTTGTGTCACCTCCATGATGAACAACAGAGCAAGCAATGGGTATTGCAGTCATTCtgtgtggtaaaaaaaaagaagtcaaaaCCGAAATAGGAACAAAGCATGacagggaatgaaaatgttttgATGATATTTATTGGGACCACTGAAACTCTGGTGGTATGGATGCAGTTTTCTCTTAATAGTAGTTCTAAAAGAAGCAATATTATCCTTGGTACATGGCGAATcaaaatgattaatatatatTCTGAATTATTCATGATGCTTTACCTCCAGTTACTGAACTTCAAAACTGATGAAAGGGAAAAATGCTAGCTTGCTTATCTGCATACTTCACTGTCAGATCTTCTCATTGACTGCTTTTTTGTGCGAACGGTATTGACAACAGAGCGTAAGATGCAACGCCACTCAGACCCAAAGTGCTCAGCGGAAATCTTCAACTGCAACCGTCAAACGATCTGACCCCAAAGGTAGATCTGCCTCTAATTGAATTTTGTTCTATAGGTGGCAGGAACGCAATTGCTTAATTTCACTTTCTGTCCTGTGACTTTCAGGAAAAACTCAGGGGCCAAAATTGGATGATGGGAGCGGTGGTTTCCCTCCATTTCGTTTCGGcaaaggtggtggtggcggcggaggtggtggaggtggcagCAACTACTTCGGTGGATTCCTTCTCTTCGCCTGTGTGTTGCTCCTAGATTACCTGAAGGAGTTTGAGAAAAATCTGATTGCTCGAAGGCAACGCGCTGGATATGATGCAAACAATGATATGTTCCAACAATAATTGTTAACTTGTTAGCACTACCCTATCAGTTGATCTGTAAAACTCTACAAGAGTTCCTGCCGTGCATGTTTATTTCGTTCACATTACCGGTAGTAAATCATGGCTTGACCTCACCGAGAGGAAGCTCAGCTGCACTGGACCCAGCTACTGGAAATGTGAGTCCAGTGCTGTGGTACATCAAAATGGACCGTGTTATTACAggtgttgaaattggaatgCCTTTTGGAATGTTGAATCGTAAATTGACCATTTTGGACGGTGTTTTCCCTTggtttaggccttgtttagttctaaactttttcttcaaattttcaactcttctatcacattaaagcttttctacacacataaactcccaacttttccatcacatcgttccaatttcaatcaaactttcaattttggcatgaactaaacacatccttaaaataactaaaatgttGGAAATATGCTAGTCAGTGGACGGATTTCACACTGAATTTCTCAGATGGAGTCTGAAAACTTTTGGAATCTGAAAGCCCTCAACATGACTTCCTGGACCATGGCGTGCGCCATGTGATGATCTGAAAGCACACATGTGGCGGAGTGCGTGGTTTCGCCGGGGTTTCATGACAACTTCTCTGGGGTTTTATGACAACTTCCCATCTGAATTCCTCAGACTTGACGAGGACTTGACTTGCTTGTtggtctcgtctcgtctcgtcctTTTTTGAAGGAAGTTGCTATGATGTTCTCTTctaatcttcttctttttttttttgacccagCATGTTTATCACAAAAACGTGCAGTCTttagattagaaaaaaaaacagtcttCATTGTAGATTTGTAGTCAAGCACACTAATTAGGGCGTGACGAGAAATTAACATCTTGTCAGAAGTTCCTGTTGTGTTCAACATCTGTGAGTATGTCACTCAGGCAGTTCATGGACAGGTATGAACTCCGAAGTCAAGGatgtgtttggatggagggattgGCTGGGATAGGATATGGCCGCCCAAACTTTAGAGGTGTTTGGATGGTGGGCGGTACTGGGATATGGCCACCCCCTAGGGAATATTCCCTCCAGATGCCGGCTCTGTGCATCCGGCCGATTCGGCCGGACGGGGCGGCCCAGGACCGCGCACGACTTGCGCATGTGAAGTGGTCGCGTACCCTcatctcctcccatccttttctctcttttttctcctctGTTCTCACCGGTTCACAGTGGCAAACCCTAGCTCTCCTCCCTCATTCGGCGGCGCACCAGGCGGGGTGGTTCGGCGGAGCGGGTGGCCGCGCCGGGGACGAGCGGCAGGCGGGGCGGGCGGCAGGTGTCGGCGGCGCGGGTGCTCGCCCTCTAGCGGTGCGGGCGGAGGgaaccggcggcgcggcggcgactccaGGCGGGGTAGCGGCGACTCCAGgttgggcggcggcgactgcagGCGGCACGGCGGCAAGTCCACGCGGCAGCTGCGGCGACGAGTAGAAACAACATCACTCTCTTTGCATTCATCCTCGTTTGAAGGTATACTACAAATCTGAGCATTGTTCTTGTTTTTTGGGGATTGATTTGTTCAGATCTGAGTGCTACAATAGTTTCTAAGCATGGGCATGAATGATTATAGAGTGCTATAGTTGTTGTTTTGTGATATTTTGTTCAGATCTAAGTGCTATATGTTGTATGACTCAATATATGTGTGCATGAATGTGGTAGACCTGATTTGGTCAAACTTCGGCATTGTAGATGGACAGCAGAACACAGTTTCTGATTTATGCGGCTGCATCATACATGTTGTTGTCAATGATGGCTATGGTTATCGAGTCTAgaaataagaaaaggaaaagggttgCAAGGAGAGAAGGAATTACCTATGGGCCAATAGATGAAAGAGATAGGAAAAGATTTGATTATCTCAATGACAAGATTTGGAAAAACGATACCATATGTGTGAACATGCTAAGGCTTAAAAGAGCACCTTTTTTCCGTTTTTGTAAACTTTTTAGGGATCATGGCATGCTTGTGGATACTATACATATGCCTGTTGAAGAGCAAGTGGCTATGTTTTTACATACAATTGGGCACAATGTTAGAAATAGGGTAGTTGCCACTAATTTTTATAGGTCCGGTGAAACTGTTAGCCGATATTTCAACCTAGTCCTTCATGCTGTTGGTGAGCTGAGAAAGGAATTAATAAGGCCACCCTCAATAACGACTCCTTCAAAAATATTAGGGAACCCAAGGTGGGATCCTTATTTTAAGGTATGATCCAAACCCAAGAAAGCAAAGACTGCTGCTGCAATTGAAGAGGAAGGGCTGATAGGCGCATTTAAATCTGTTGGTGACAAGCTTGCTGGAGCAATAGTTGAAGCTGGAAAAGAGGCTGCAAAATCTAACAATGAGCTGCCCGATAACCTGTATGAGAGTGTGCATAGCATTCCAGGGTTTGAAGATACACATCTTGCTCATTATCATGCACATCTAGTTGACAATCCTCCAACTGCAAGGGTGTTTGTTACCCTTGCATTTGCTCACAAGGTCACTTGGGTTGCAAGATATATTGCCACCACTTTTAATGGGTGAACTGTGTTGTGATGGTTGTGTGATGCTGTTGGTAGTTGCCCTGTGTTCAACCTTCTTTTGCATACTCAGACAATGAACTATGAGTATTGTGTGATGGTATCTGTTAGATGGTAATAGGCCTGCATTCAACCTTCTTTTGCATACTTAGACATTAAACTATGAGTATTAAGTGTGATGACATTTGGTAGATGGTAAATAGGCTTGTGTTAGCCTACTTTTGTCCCTAAACCAGTCACTTGTATTGGATGTATGGTTGATGGTAAAATTCAGATGTGGTGGTTCCATTGGATGATGgttaattgatatatttttgcatatttcatTTCTGGGAGCATATGGCGTGTTGTATGTGTGTGCTCCCCTCCTGTTATGTGTGCTAACTGGTAACACATATGCATGTTaaaaatttctgaaaaaaattgtcttGGGTTCATGATCCATGGACAAATATGCAGACAAGTAACATGAATGCTCGTGAGCATCttgtttaattttaattttctgttcTCAAGGTAGACAACAAATACGTTATGcatttgattatttgtacatGCAACCATCCAATTTTCCAAAGTATACCAGGTAGGAGGTATTCTCACCATTTCCATCCAAAAGGTGATGACAACACTCATCTATCCTACTAAACAAAAAATTGGCTCACCATATCCACCTTttatccatccaaccaaacaaaaacttgGCTCATCCCAtctatccaaccaaacaaaaaactggatggCCATATCCTAAAAAACTGGATGGCCCAATCCCATCCACCCTTGACCACCATCCAAACACATCCCAAACCATTTTCCGCCCTATTTAGATCccacctcaaaatttttcaccctgtcacatcgaacgtttaacatttgcatgaagtattaaatataggcaaaaaaataactaattatacatattacgactaatttgctaggcgaatcttttaagcctaattgctcaatgatttgacaatatggtgctacagtaaacatttgctaatgacgaattaattaggcttaataaattcgtctcgcggattactgacggattatgtaattagtttttttattagtgcccaaatACCCCAtacgataccctatataatatttaatgtgacacgtcaaaactttacgcCTCTCATCTAGACACCCCCTTAGTGTAGGGTACGGTAGGAGTTGGATCACTTAATTGGCTTGCCAGGTTGAGAATATTGAATTCTTGACTGATTATATGACTGGAAAGCGATTTGTTTGTGTATCTTATAGGACTAGCCTGGCTGTTTTTAATTCAGTAATTGTAGACATGATTAACATAcaattttgttatatatttatcgataaattttctcctaaaaatttgacagatataattacaATACAATCGTGGTATAATTAATGTAACTTGTACgtaactttcacataattttgaaatattatatttgtttcaaaattttttgcaagtgaagaaagaaaaaagtccAACGCACACACATGTGGGAGGATTCGTTTCTACAACTTCCGTTTCACCGAAATAGCGTTTTATGGagagatttttaaaagttacatataagttatattGTAGTGATATgcaagttacaatataattatattatgattatgctataattataatttttttggaAGGAAATTTGTTCAAGTGATCCCCTCAAGGTTGCTGTCAGAAAGACACGAAAAATGTCATCTTCGTGGATTGCGACTTCCGACGGTTCAGCAACACAACATGTCCACGTCACACTCCTAACCAAATATACTCATCCGACAACCAAGATATTTCATGTTCATTTATGTACCTATGTCGATAAAATCGCGGCCGTCCGGGGGCTCCGATCCGACGGCCAGGGCTGCACCGCTACCGCCACGACGTATACGAGACATATAATAGCGGTGCCCCGTACGCAACCCCACCGCGTAGTACGTATTTGGCTCGGCCTGCGTCGAACGTGAGCCGTCCGATCCACTTTGGACGGCGGGGGATAGGTCGTAGTAGAAGAGATCGCATTGGAGGAAGCGTGCCTCCGACGGCTCGTTCGAGTTTCCGGACGAAACAAAACACGGGAGCTCTCGCTTCTCATCTCATCTTATCGTTTTGGTTACTTGCTTTTGCTTGCGTGGTAGTCTGACTGTCTGACCATACCGCACGTACTgtctccgtcaaaaaaaaaaaaaaaatctaaaactggatgtgacatattttaatataataaatctaaacaaagaTATGttgatttatagtattaggatgtgccGTATCTAATACTTAGTGTTTTATGGGACGGAGTCACGGAGGAAGTACCTACtaatacttttttcttttaaaaaaaattctatgtatTT
This region includes:
- the LOC127764531 gene encoding protein FERTILITY RESTORER RF2, mitochondrial — its product is MSTLVTCSLPGAVTTHASTRRFGGSQFQTSQASCISFKREVSAKAVLRSVRCNATQTQSAQRKSSTATVKRSDPKGKTQGPKLDDGSGGFPPFRFGKGGGGGGGGGGGSNYFGGFLLFACVLLLDYLKEFEKNLIARRQRAGYDANNDMFQQ